In Blastopirellula sediminis, the following proteins share a genomic window:
- the kdsA gene encoding 3-deoxy-8-phosphooctulonate synthase produces the protein MGGTAKINNLTCGDGQPLLVVAGPCVIENLDLTLSIAERLSEFASRLPIQLVFKGSFDKANRTSGSAFRGLGIDEGLRVLDEVRRRFDVPTTTDIHETHQAAKVAEVCDLLQIPAFLARQTDLLLAAANTGKAVNVKKGQFMAPWDMRHVVSKLKEAGNPNVMLTERGTFFGYGRLVNDMRALLEMSALGVPVIYDATHSVQEPGGLGAATGGNRAMVPPMARAAAAVGIDGLFFETHPDPDKSPSDGPNMVPLDEAEKLLRQVLAVREAVSQNQ, from the coding sequence GTGGGCGGAACGGCCAAAATCAACAATCTTACGTGCGGCGACGGTCAACCTTTGCTGGTGGTCGCCGGACCTTGCGTGATCGAGAACCTCGACCTTACCCTGTCGATCGCAGAGCGTTTGAGCGAGTTCGCCTCGCGTCTGCCGATCCAGTTGGTCTTCAAGGGATCATTCGACAAGGCGAATCGGACCAGCGGCAGCGCCTTCCGCGGCCTCGGCATCGACGAGGGACTGCGCGTTCTCGACGAAGTTCGCCGCCGTTTTGACGTCCCGACGACCACCGACATCCACGAGACGCATCAAGCGGCGAAAGTCGCTGAGGTCTGCGATCTGTTGCAGATCCCCGCGTTTCTCGCTCGCCAGACCGATCTACTGCTGGCCGCGGCGAACACCGGCAAAGCGGTTAACGTAAAAAAAGGGCAGTTCATGGCCCCCTGGGACATGCGGCACGTCGTCTCCAAGCTGAAAGAAGCGGGTAACCCGAACGTCATGCTGACCGAGCGGGGAACCTTCTTCGGTTACGGCCGGTTGGTCAACGACATGCGGGCTCTCCTCGAAATGTCGGCCCTCGGCGTTCCGGTGATTTACGACGCGACCCACAGCGTTCAGGAACCTGGCGGTCTGGGCGCAGCGACCGGCGGCAATCGAGCGATGGTTCCTCCCATGGCCCGAGCCGCCGCAGCGGTCGGCATCGACGGCCTCTTTTTTGAAACTCATCCTGATCCTGACAAATCCCCCAGCGACGGCCCGAACATGGTTCCGCTCGATGAGGCGGAAAAACTCCTCCGGCAGGTTCTCGCGGTTCGCGAAGCTGTCTCTCAAAACCAATAG
- a CDS encoding diacylglycerol/lipid kinase family protein, translated as MNFQPFPASEPGKIVLFYNPIAGPLHRHDKIDRLEARLRRLGHEVISATKLTDLETMVDPSVQLVISAGGDGTAAAAVARIGAEVPLAIFPTGTENVYGKYLGINNSTEAFVEFLSRAMICPMDAATANGRIFLLMAGIGYDAEVVHQVAAHRKGHMTQSAYFGPILQTTWSYPFPNLQLELENESGEIEQLAGKWAFVVNVPRYAWGMSFAPQAVPWDGLLDLCILPQGGLAPGIGYLYSIIRGGLDARRDVTYRRCRRIQITSDSVDVRFQTDGDPGGPLPVEIEVAPARFRCLVPREFAENHRQLAEDGAVL; from the coding sequence GTGAACTTCCAGCCATTTCCAGCCAGCGAGCCGGGGAAGATCGTCCTCTTCTACAATCCGATTGCCGGCCCGCTCCATCGACACGACAAGATCGATCGACTGGAAGCCCGTCTTCGCCGGCTCGGACATGAAGTGATCTCCGCCACGAAGCTGACCGACCTGGAAACGATGGTCGATCCGTCAGTGCAATTGGTGATTTCGGCTGGGGGAGATGGAACAGCCGCAGCGGCGGTCGCACGAATCGGGGCGGAAGTTCCGCTGGCGATCTTTCCAACCGGCACTGAAAACGTTTACGGAAAATACCTCGGGATCAACAATTCGACCGAGGCGTTCGTCGAGTTTCTGTCGCGTGCGATGATCTGTCCGATGGACGCCGCGACCGCCAATGGCCGTATTTTTCTGCTGATGGCGGGGATCGGGTATGACGCCGAAGTGGTCCACCAAGTTGCCGCGCATCGCAAGGGTCACATGACGCAATCGGCCTATTTCGGCCCGATTTTGCAGACGACCTGGAGCTATCCATTTCCCAACTTGCAGTTGGAATTGGAGAACGAATCAGGCGAGATTGAGCAACTCGCCGGCAAATGGGCCTTTGTCGTCAACGTGCCGCGCTACGCATGGGGCATGAGCTTCGCCCCGCAAGCGGTTCCCTGGGACGGACTGCTCGATCTTTGCATCTTGCCGCAGGGAGGCCTGGCGCCCGGAATCGGTTATCTTTACTCCATCATTCGCGGCGGATTGGACGCTCGCCGCGATGTAACCTATCGCCGCTGTCGACGAATCCAGATCACCAGCGACTCGGTTGACGTTCGCTTTCAAACCGACGGCGATCCCGGCGGCCCGCTGCCGGTCGAGATCGAGGTCGCGCCGGCTCGTTTTCGCTGCCTGGTTCCACGAGAATTTGCCGAAAATCACCGCCAATTAGCGGAGGATGGCGCGGTTTTATGA
- a CDS encoding DNA-directed RNA polymerase subunit alpha C-terminal domain-containing protein — translation MVQGLDFDLKHVVLSNTTFGPEEIRQIIRLLSKDYASFAVLRDSVAELEASQPERSPATNVRLGVCMYVLGRNNRAIEVLSNADGGALAHFYLGKANYALNRFDKAIEGYQAAQTAGYNRDECQLAIVEALRAAGRSDTAMKQLDDLFGPVEQTADYLYQRGATVAALGGNPAEVVALYERAVESDSTHAGALFGLALENDRRGNDEEALGYYQKAASCFPTHVGTLLNLGILLEDRGEFDKAAHCYSRILDAYPNEPRARMFLKDAQASSDMFYDEEAQKKRDRIAQVLSIPVTDFELSVRSRNCLQKMGIQTLGDLTRCTEQELLSSKNFGETSLIEIREMLHSKGLELGQFSSDKGTPEPTIEVAGLSPDEQALLDRPISELNLSVRARKCMVRLGISTIGELVRRTGDELLECKNFGVTSLNEVREKLTANNLKLRGD, via the coding sequence ATGGTTCAAGGTTTGGATTTTGATTTGAAGCATGTCGTTTTGTCGAACACGACATTCGGCCCCGAAGAAATTCGTCAGATCATCCGCCTCCTTTCCAAAGACTACGCCAGCTTCGCCGTTCTGCGCGACAGCGTCGCCGAACTGGAAGCGAGTCAGCCCGAGCGTTCGCCGGCGACCAATGTTCGCCTTGGCGTTTGCATGTACGTCTTGGGACGCAACAATCGCGCGATCGAAGTTCTGTCGAACGCTGACGGCGGCGCCCTCGCCCACTTCTACTTGGGCAAAGCCAACTACGCCCTGAATCGCTTCGACAAGGCGATCGAAGGTTATCAAGCCGCTCAAACCGCCGGCTACAATCGCGATGAATGCCAGTTGGCGATCGTCGAAGCCCTTCGCGCTGCGGGCCGCAGCGACACGGCGATGAAGCAGCTGGACGACCTGTTCGGCCCAGTCGAGCAAACCGCCGATTACCTGTATCAGCGTGGCGCCACGGTCGCCGCTCTCGGCGGTAATCCCGCCGAAGTGGTCGCCCTGTACGAACGTGCCGTCGAATCGGACTCGACCCACGCCGGCGCGTTGTTCGGTTTGGCGCTCGAAAACGATCGCCGCGGCAACGATGAGGAAGCGCTCGGCTACTATCAGAAGGCGGCCTCTTGCTTCCCGACGCATGTCGGTACGCTGCTCAACTTGGGCATCCTGCTCGAAGATCGCGGCGAGTTCGACAAGGCTGCTCACTGCTACTCGCGAATTCTGGACGCTTATCCGAATGAGCCCCGCGCTCGCATGTTCCTCAAAGACGCCCAGGCGTCGAGCGACATGTTCTACGACGAAGAAGCCCAGAAGAAGCGCGATCGCATCGCTCAGGTTCTCAGCATTCCGGTCACCGACTTCGAATTGTCGGTCCGCAGCCGCAACTGCTTGCAGAAGATGGGGATTCAGACGCTTGGCGATCTGACCCGCTGCACCGAGCAGGAGCTCCTTTCGAGCAAGAACTTCGGCGAAACCTCGTTGATCGAGATTCGCGAGATGTTGCACTCGAAGGGCTTGGAGCTGGGACAGTTCTCGTCCGACAAGGGAACGCCCGAACCGACCATCGAAGTCGCTGGTCTGTCGCCGGACGAACAGGCGTTGCTCGATCGTCCGATCTCGGAACTCAACCTGTCGGTTCGTGCTCGCAAGTGCATGGTCCGCTTGGGCATTTCGACCATCGGCGAATTGGTCCGTCGCACCGGCGACGAACTGCTGGAGTGCAAGAACTTCGGCGTGACCAGTCTCAACGAAGTCCGCGAAAAGTTGACCGCCAACAACTTGAAGCTTCGCGGCGACTAG
- the tgt gene encoding tRNA guanosine(34) transglycosylase Tgt: MTSTIERPFRYEKLQQSGKARRGVFHTPHGPVQTPAFMPVGTQGTVKGLEIGLVRETGAEMILGNTYHLSLRPGEQIVRELGGLHEFSGWKGPILTDSGGFQIFSLAQMAKITEEGAVFRSHIDGSKISLSPERSIEIQEALGSDVAMVLDHVVSLPNEAKVIREACDRSIRWAARCQQAATRADQAQFAIVQGGLDENLRVYCAEELGELEFPGYAIGGLSVGEPPPEMYRILDATCPVLPADRPRYLMGVGRPEDLLEGIRRGVDLFDCVMPTRNGRNALAFTDEGTLRLRNAKYQTDRRPISPTSPERVRQHSRGYIRHLFMAKEMLGPILLTLQNLAYYQQLMAGARQAIEEDRFEAFYEQKMNGWRNGDE; this comes from the coding sequence GTGACATCGACGATTGAGCGACCGTTTCGCTACGAAAAGCTACAGCAGAGCGGCAAGGCCCGACGCGGCGTGTTTCATACGCCGCATGGCCCTGTGCAGACGCCTGCTTTTATGCCGGTCGGAACGCAAGGGACCGTCAAGGGGCTTGAGATCGGTCTGGTTCGCGAAACCGGCGCCGAGATGATCCTGGGGAACACCTATCATCTCTCGCTCCGCCCTGGCGAGCAGATTGTCCGTGAACTCGGCGGTCTGCACGAATTCTCGGGCTGGAAAGGCCCGATTCTGACCGACAGCGGCGGTTTCCAGATTTTCAGCCTGGCCCAGATGGCGAAGATCACGGAAGAAGGCGCCGTTTTCCGCTCGCATATCGACGGCTCGAAGATCTCGCTCTCGCCGGAACGCTCGATTGAGATCCAGGAGGCCCTGGGAAGTGACGTGGCGATGGTTCTTGACCATGTCGTCTCGCTGCCCAACGAGGCCAAGGTGATCCGCGAGGCGTGTGATCGCTCGATTCGCTGGGCGGCCCGTTGTCAGCAAGCGGCGACCAGGGCCGATCAGGCGCAATTTGCGATCGTTCAGGGAGGATTGGACGAAAATCTTCGGGTTTATTGTGCTGAGGAATTGGGGGAGTTGGAGTTTCCTGGCTATGCGATCGGCGGGCTCAGCGTTGGCGAGCCTCCGCCGGAGATGTATCGCATTCTGGACGCGACCTGCCCTGTTCTGCCGGCGGACCGTCCCCGTTATCTAATGGGGGTGGGGCGCCCGGAAGACTTGCTGGAAGGGATTCGTCGCGGGGTCGATCTGTTCGACTGCGTGATGCCGACTCGGAATGGCCGCAATGCGCTGGCGTTTACCGACGAAGGTACTTTGCGGCTACGTAACGCGAAGTATCAGACCGATAGGCGTCCGATCTCGCCGACCTCGCCTGAGCGGGTTCGTCAACATAGCCGGGGCTATATCCGGCATTTGTTCATGGCGAAAGAGATGCTCGGACCCATTTTGCTGACGCTCCAGAACCTGGCGTATTACCAGCAACTGATGGCCGGAGCTCGGCAGGCGATTGAGGAAGATCGCTTCGAGGCTTTTTATGAGCAGAAGATGAACGGTTGGCGAAACGGCGATGAATGA
- the yajC gene encoding preprotein translocase subunit YajC, with translation MDLTTTYFALFAQAQQGQGGIVDTLLWLIPPALLLIGFFLLMRPEQKKRKEMEDLISNLKKNDRVETIGGIVATVVSVKKDQGEVVVRIDEKTNAEMRLKMRAIARVLDKENNGKSDQRNEEKASAES, from the coding sequence GTGGATTTGACGACTACTTACTTCGCTCTGTTCGCCCAGGCCCAACAAGGCCAAGGGGGGATCGTCGATACGTTGTTGTGGTTGATTCCGCCGGCGCTATTGTTGATCGGTTTCTTTCTCTTGATGCGTCCTGAACAGAAGAAACGCAAAGAGATGGAGGACCTGATCTCCAACTTGAAAAAGAACGATCGCGTCGAAACGATCGGCGGCATCGTGGCGACCGTGGTGAGCGTGAAAAAAGACCAAGGCGAAGTGGTTGTCCGAATTGACGAAAAGACCAACGCCGAGATGCGATTGAAGATGCGCGCCATCGCGCGTGTGCTGGACAAAGAAAATAACGGCAAAAGCGATCAGCGAAACGAAGAAAAAGCTTCGGCTGAATCATAA
- the secD gene encoding protein translocase subunit SecD, translating into MMRKYVAMTLALVLTAAAMAWGPAVNSDSWLGSLSLIAGTAAQEEALTAPGAPAVEVKVSEAPAAVSSSDGSPLLNLVIALAILGVPIAAGILLANGLRMPAYGWRLALIFVTLTVATTAVIRGWPPKFGIDLQGGVILIYEIDEDETKIYLAEQKTNDQAQDGAKKPAASADQEGSLAYNMNELIANLKNRVNPSGVREVVIRAYGSKQVEVIIPNAESADLAVIKDKITTAGMLEFMIVANVNDHESLLNRAREPKQRGERYVVNSTGRAEGKWVGIRKDEDGAYQWNGFGAFNAALDGSPVQTSEGFLVRGGQGTGQPLQVLMKMEPKPLTGGYLTAARRTYDTNSGGLAVEFNMNSAGASLMTKLTRDNLPDGNRERQLGIVMDDYIVSAPAVRGVIGDRGIITGRFTEADIEKLTGVLQAGKLPVVLRKEPISEQTISATLGDDTIRKGKWAIGISLTLVLAFMAIYYHVAGLVACVAVLMNLVLILAAMILFNADLTLPGIAGLVLTVGMSVDANVLIYERIREELNHGASLRMALVNGFSKATTTIVDANLTTLITALVLYRIGTDQVRGFAVTLVLGIAMSMFTAIFCSRVFFDIAERKKWLTTLTMMPTASGAKFDFLGKRRMAIGISLILIVVGIFAVGARGKSIFDIDFNGGSSVQVYLKEAMPIAKVRAMVSEKLPDVSISAVTLEGKENQIYKIDTSLTGLGKLGSLKITDRAGKSATVDLSNADSLREIATAISDAGTQVSAELTEDRGGILIRDTSNATSGTMSIESAGELDTAARLNLEFAIDGPRYSTGDIPEGVEVVQVELEKIFRTESGESLLVMHNVSVSEVGAIGAESTEPAKTAPPETTSDAAPEKPAVDAQSSNRIRRSDLPADGMLALAQDGEGEKPAPAEEAPAEPAKEEPKTETPAEPAKEEPKAETPAEPAKEEPKTDAPAPMTEAPAAEMPTEEQDPLEEPLIDGGAVVAPLQFQSTLKFDEKITAQTLQSLVLQASDELGMERPQIHLLRDGLAIPLDSSVSGTEWTVQLSGSKENATKIFDKIRSELTSTPVWPSSSNIGSQVAGDMQQMAVFALVLSLVGVVAYIWFRFQNLAFGLAAVVALVHDVLITLGALALTTWLQYVFGFMQIDEMKISLPVVAAFLTLIGYSLNDTIVVFDRIREVRGKSHDLTIDMVNASINQTLGRTILTSLTTFIVVVILFFLGGEGVHSFSFALVVGIFVGTYSSIFIASPVLVWLMDREKKRGAAA; encoded by the coding sequence ATGATGCGTAAATACGTGGCAATGACGCTCGCGTTAGTCTTGACGGCTGCGGCCATGGCCTGGGGCCCGGCAGTCAATTCGGATAGCTGGCTGGGGAGTCTCTCGTTGATCGCCGGAACGGCGGCGCAGGAAGAAGCTTTGACTGCTCCTGGCGCGCCTGCGGTGGAGGTCAAAGTGAGCGAAGCTCCCGCCGCTGTGAGCAGTTCTGACGGCTCGCCCCTTTTGAATCTAGTGATCGCACTGGCGATCCTGGGCGTGCCGATCGCCGCGGGCATCTTGTTGGCCAACGGACTACGCATGCCGGCCTATGGTTGGCGATTGGCGTTGATCTTCGTCACGCTGACCGTCGCGACGACCGCCGTGATTCGGGGCTGGCCGCCGAAGTTCGGCATCGACCTCCAGGGGGGCGTGATCCTGATCTACGAAATCGACGAAGACGAAACGAAGATCTATCTCGCCGAACAGAAGACGAATGATCAGGCTCAGGACGGCGCGAAGAAGCCCGCCGCTTCGGCAGATCAGGAAGGCTCGCTCGCCTACAACATGAACGAGTTGATCGCGAACCTGAAGAATCGCGTCAACCCGTCAGGCGTCCGCGAAGTTGTGATTCGCGCCTACGGCAGCAAGCAAGTCGAAGTCATCATTCCGAACGCCGAGTCGGCCGACCTGGCGGTGATCAAAGATAAGATCACGACCGCCGGTATGCTGGAGTTCATGATCGTGGCGAACGTCAACGACCATGAATCGCTCTTGAATCGGGCTCGTGAACCGAAGCAACGCGGCGAACGTTACGTCGTCAACTCGACCGGTCGCGCCGAAGGAAAGTGGGTCGGCATTCGCAAGGACGAAGATGGCGCCTACCAGTGGAACGGCTTCGGCGCGTTCAACGCCGCCCTCGACGGAAGTCCGGTGCAGACCTCGGAAGGCTTTCTGGTTCGCGGGGGACAGGGAACTGGACAGCCGCTGCAAGTTTTGATGAAGATGGAACCGAAGCCGCTGACCGGCGGTTACCTGACGGCCGCTCGTCGCACCTACGACACCAACAGCGGCGGCCTGGCGGTTGAGTTCAACATGAACAGCGCCGGCGCCTCATTGATGACGAAGCTGACCCGCGACAACCTGCCGGATGGCAATCGCGAACGTCAGCTCGGCATCGTGATGGATGATTACATCGTTTCGGCCCCGGCCGTTCGCGGCGTGATCGGCGATCGCGGCATTATTACCGGCCGCTTCACCGAAGCCGATATCGAAAAGCTGACCGGCGTTCTGCAAGCTGGTAAATTGCCGGTCGTGCTCCGCAAAGAGCCGATCAGCGAACAGACGATCAGCGCGACCCTGGGCGACGACACTATTCGCAAGGGGAAATGGGCGATTGGCATCAGCTTGACGCTGGTTCTCGCCTTCATGGCTATCTACTACCACGTCGCCGGTTTGGTGGCGTGCGTCGCAGTGCTCATGAACCTGGTGCTGATTCTGGCGGCGATGATTTTGTTCAACGCCGACTTGACGCTGCCGGGCATCGCTGGTTTGGTGCTGACCGTCGGTATGTCGGTCGACGCCAACGTGCTGATCTACGAACGTATCCGCGAAGAACTGAACCACGGAGCTTCGCTTCGCATGGCGCTGGTCAACGGTTTCAGCAAAGCGACGACCACGATCGTCGACGCGAACTTGACGACGTTGATTACGGCCTTGGTTCTCTATCGCATCGGTACCGATCAGGTTCGCGGCTTCGCCGTGACGTTGGTTCTCGGTATCGCGATGAGTATGTTTACGGCGATCTTCTGCTCGCGAGTCTTCTTTGACATCGCGGAACGCAAGAAGTGGTTGACGACGTTGACGATGATGCCGACCGCCAGCGGAGCGAAGTTCGACTTCCTCGGCAAGCGTCGGATGGCGATCGGCATTTCGCTGATCTTGATCGTCGTCGGCATCTTTGCGGTCGGCGCCCGCGGCAAGTCGATCTTCGATATCGATTTCAACGGCGGTTCGTCGGTTCAGGTTTACCTGAAAGAAGCGATGCCGATCGCGAAGGTCCGTGCAATGGTCAGCGAAAAGCTGCCGGACGTCTCGATCAGCGCCGTGACGCTGGAAGGAAAAGAAAACCAGATCTACAAGATCGACACCTCGCTGACCGGACTCGGCAAACTTGGTTCGCTCAAGATTACCGATCGCGCCGGCAAGTCGGCGACGGTCGATCTGAGCAACGCCGATTCGTTGCGTGAAATCGCGACAGCGATCAGCGACGCCGGCACGCAGGTGTCGGCTGAGTTGACCGAAGATCGCGGCGGCATTTTGATTCGCGACACGTCCAACGCGACCAGCGGTACGATGTCGATCGAAAGCGCCGGCGAACTGGATACGGCGGCACGGCTGAATCTGGAGTTCGCCATCGATGGACCTCGGTACTCGACCGGCGACATTCCGGAAGGGGTCGAAGTGGTTCAGGTCGAACTGGAAAAGATCTTCCGCACCGAAAGCGGCGAAAGCCTGCTGGTGATGCATAACGTCTCGGTCAGCGAAGTTGGCGCTATCGGCGCCGAATCGACGGAACCGGCCAAGACGGCGCCTCCGGAAACGACCAGCGACGCGGCTCCCGAAAAGCCGGCTGTCGACGCTCAGTCGAGCAATCGCATCCGTCGCAGCGATTTGCCGGCGGATGGAATGCTGGCCCTGGCTCAAGACGGCGAAGGCGAAAAGCCTGCTCCGGCGGAAGAAGCTCCGGCCGAACCCGCCAAGGAAGAGCCGAAGACGGAAACCCCGGCCGAACCGGCTAAGGAAGAACCGAAAGCGGAAACTCCGGCGGAGCCTGCCAAGGAAGAGCCGAAGACCGACGCTCCGGCGCCGATGACCGAAGCTCCCGCCGCCGAAATGCCGACGGAAGAACAGGATCCGCTGGAAGAGCCGCTGATCGACGGCGGCGCCGTGGTCGCTCCGCTTCAGTTCCAGTCGACCTTGAAATTTGACGAAAAGATCACCGCCCAAACGCTGCAGAGCCTCGTTCTGCAGGCGTCGGACGAACTCGGCATGGAACGTCCGCAGATTCACCTGCTTCGCGACGGTCTGGCGATTCCGCTGGACAGCAGCGTCAGCGGGACCGAGTGGACGGTTCAGTTGTCGGGCAGCAAGGAAAACGCGACCAAGATCTTCGACAAGATCCGTAGTGAGCTGACGAGCACCCCGGTTTGGCCTTCGTCGAGCAATATCGGTTCGCAGGTCGCCGGCGACATGCAGCAAATGGCGGTCTTCGCCCTGGTGCTGAGCCTGGTCGGCGTGGTCGCTTACATCTGGTTCCGCTTCCAAAACCTGGCGTTTGGTCTGGCGGCGGTTGTGGCGTTGGTCCACGACGTGTTGATCACCTTGGGCGCTTTGGCGCTGACCACCTGGTTGCAGTACGTCTTCGGCTTTATGCAGATCGACGAAATGAAGATCAGCTTGCCGGTCGTCGCTGCGTTCCTGACGCTGATCGGTTACTCGCTCAACGATACGATCGTGGTCTTCGACCGTATCCGCGAAGTTCGCGGTAAGAGTCACGACTTGACCATCGACATGGTGAACGCGTCGATCAACCAGACGTTGGGTCGTACGATCCTGACTTCGTTGACGACCTTCATTGTGGTCGTGATCCTCTTCTTCCTTGGAGGCGAGGGGGTTCACAGCTTCTCGTTCGCCTTGGTGGTCGGCATCTTCGTCGGTACCTACAGCTCGATCTTCATCGCTTCGCCGGTGCTGGTCTGGTTGATGGATCGCGAAAAGAAGCGTGGCGCCGCGGCCTAG
- a CDS encoding LysM peptidoglycan-binding domain-containing protein, whose product MPGNSKLLTMAAIGVIGVGAAMPYWSRSELSSPLPASSTRVDAFIGDQQQRPAEPEFVMPEVRKAVSLSSTSGGLDVVASETPVLADEYPVAIAADATPKQLVDLSPRGYQRVSVARREPPAGSVESFAIPVEMPAGDVYRAPEPRHVERPAVEAPAISPETQQPPASRWQPQTTSIVANKPILPSGELRQPEPQQSFVPQPQSSQPHYSVPAQPRRRHRLVDGDTLPKLAERYLGRADLSWAIYEANRGVLSDPDLLPLKVEITIPGSDELNAVQQQQGSVSASSSTMQPLVPLGTQPHLRMTPINHR is encoded by the coding sequence ATGCCAGGCAATTCGAAACTACTCACGATGGCTGCGATCGGCGTTATTGGCGTCGGCGCTGCGATGCCGTACTGGTCGCGAAGCGAACTTTCTTCCCCCCTCCCCGCTTCCTCGACGCGCGTTGACGCGTTTATCGGCGATCAGCAACAGCGTCCCGCTGAGCCTGAATTTGTGATGCCGGAAGTCCGGAAAGCGGTCTCGCTTTCGTCGACTTCCGGTGGTCTGGACGTTGTTGCGTCAGAAACTCCGGTCTTGGCCGACGAGTACCCGGTGGCGATCGCCGCCGATGCGACGCCGAAGCAGTTGGTCGACCTGAGCCCGCGCGGCTATCAACGGGTCTCCGTCGCTCGTCGTGAGCCTCCGGCCGGTTCGGTGGAATCGTTCGCCATTCCGGTCGAAATGCCGGCCGGCGACGTTTATCGAGCTCCTGAGCCGCGTCATGTCGAGCGGCCCGCCGTCGAAGCTCCTGCCATCTCGCCAGAGACGCAGCAGCCTCCTGCTTCGCGTTGGCAGCCGCAGACGACCTCGATCGTCGCTAATAAGCCGATTCTGCCGAGCGGCGAACTGCGTCAGCCAGAGCCGCAGCAGTCGTTCGTCCCGCAGCCGCAGTCGTCGCAGCCTCATTACAGCGTTCCGGCCCAGCCGCGTCGTCGGCATCGCCTGGTCGACGGCGATACGCTGCCGAAGCTGGCCGAGCGATATCTGGGGCGAGCCGATCTCTCGTGGGCGATTTACGAGGCGAACCGGGGCGTGCTAAGCGATCCCGACTTGTTGCCGCTAAAGGTCGAGATCACGATTCCCGGCAGCGACGAACTGAATGCGGTCCAGCAGCAGCAAGGGAGCGTTTCGGCCTCGTCGTCGACGATGCAGCCGCTCGTGCCGCTCGGGACTCAGCCGCATCTGCGGATGACGCCGATCAATCACCGGTAA
- a CDS encoding alpha/beta hydrolase, translating into MSRIQPFAALALVLSFALFTQAQAPPAAKGKIPPPENVSLMTKDGVALKAIYFPSPNEKKAIPVIMLHGWKGKKEDVAGLAAVLQKQEGYAVIVPDLRTHGASQWTIQLNDRVSKTIDTDDIKRQQMQLFMDEDMEAVKRFLMDQNNEGKLNIDLLTIVAADNFSSILAANWAAKDWSWPILAGLKQGQDVKALVLVSPETTFKGFSASQALNHSALQTRVSIMLVASEESRNYSDAKQIEKQLSRGRLNASADGRDLFLATKPGDAKGTALLMNPAYNVLRDIKYLVDNRVAARADEFPWTDRSSPLGK; encoded by the coding sequence ATGTCGCGTATCCAACCTTTCGCCGCTTTGGCGCTCGTTCTTAGTTTCGCCCTTTTCACACAAGCGCAAGCTCCGCCTGCCGCTAAAGGAAAGATTCCGCCGCCGGAAAACGTCTCGCTGATGACCAAAGACGGCGTCGCGTTGAAGGCGATTTACTTCCCCAGTCCGAACGAGAAAAAAGCGATTCCGGTCATCATGCTGCATGGCTGGAAGGGGAAGAAGGAAGACGTCGCCGGCTTGGCCGCGGTCTTGCAAAAGCAGGAAGGCTATGCCGTGATCGTTCCTGATCTCCGCACGCATGGCGCCAGCCAATGGACGATTCAACTGAACGATCGCGTCAGCAAGACGATCGACACCGACGATATCAAACGTCAGCAGATGCAGCTCTTCATGGACGAAGACATGGAAGCGGTGAAACGCTTCCTGATGGACCAGAACAATGAAGGCAAGCTGAACATCGACCTCTTGACGATCGTCGCCGCCGACAACTTCAGCAGCATTCTGGCCGCCAATTGGGCCGCCAAAGACTGGAGCTGGCCGATTCTGGCCGGGCTGAAACAAGGTCAGGACGTGAAAGCCCTGGTTTTGGTCTCGCCCGAAACGACCTTTAAAGGCTTTAGCGCGTCGCAAGCGCTCAACCACTCGGCGCTGCAAACCAGGGTTTCGATCATGCTGGTCGCCTCGGAAGAGTCGCGCAACTACAGCGATGCGAAGCAAATCGAAAAACAACTCTCCCGCGGCCGCTTGAACGCCTCGGCCGACGGTCGCGACCTGTTCCTGGCGACCAAGCCTGGGGACGCCAAAGGAACGGCTCTCCTGATGAATCCGGCCTACAACGTGCTTCGCGACATCAAATACCTGGTTGATAATCGCGTCGCCGCTCGAGCTGACGAATTCCCTTGGACCGATCGCTCAAGCCCGCTCGGCAAATAA
- a CDS encoding DUF2752 domain-containing protein, which yields MSAPPPSSGSLGWFRRSLLGLVGLIVAGLLGTAAMLTPNNQGLGTHQQLGLPPCSSRVWFGVRCPACGMTTSWAYLTKGNVVGSIRSNAAGFLLGLTAMASAPWLLVTAFRGRPPLGYPNEIVALVVVCSIAAVMVAEWLFRVMS from the coding sequence ATGAGCGCTCCGCCCCCCTCATCCGGTTCGCTTGGCTGGTTCCGCAGATCGCTGCTGGGACTGGTCGGGCTGATTGTCGCCGGACTGTTGGGTACGGCCGCGATGCTAACGCCAAACAACCAGGGCCTGGGAACGCATCAGCAACTTGGCTTGCCCCCATGTTCCTCGCGAGTTTGGTTCGGCGTTCGCTGCCCAGCGTGCGGAATGACGACCTCGTGGGCTTACCTGACGAAAGGAAACGTCGTCGGTTCGATTCGCTCGAACGCCGCCGGCTTTCTGTTAGGGCTCACGGCGATGGCCAGCGCTCCTTGGCTATTAGTTACGGCGTTTCGAGGTCGACCTCCGCTGGGATATCCCAACGAGATCGTAGCCTTGGTCGTCGTTTGCAGCATCGCTGCGGTGATGGTCGCCGAGTGGCTATTCCGCGTGATGTCATGA